A single window of Vigna unguiculata cultivar IT97K-499-35 chromosome 1, ASM411807v1, whole genome shotgun sequence DNA harbors:
- the LOC114189109 gene encoding LOW QUALITY PROTEIN: uncharacterized protein LOC114189109 (The sequence of the model RefSeq protein was modified relative to this genomic sequence to represent the inferred CDS: inserted 1 base in 1 codon) encodes MKVRVVCRKIYDYIRYDLKEIAFPSSLPDPPHMKKRRKLTRDERIWVLKRASRLYAASWVRDIGPDLRPDDYKKDDMTAETDDEKRTAKGKEPSTLEDLAVAARGGMETLRPALQRVYMTRASAYRDALKSFIEGYQEGVQQVMEKKEDSKTQEDADLPXKNQLELSCRKGDASFLIDPPVVWTMA; translated from the exons ATGAAAGTGAGGGTTGTGTGCAGGAAAATTTATGACTACATACGCTATGATCTCAAAGAAATCGCTTTCCCCTCTTCATTGCCGGACCCTCCTCACATGAAAAAGCGTCGCAAATTGACCAGGGATGAGCGTATCTGG GTTTTGAAGAGAGCTTCCAGGCTTTATGCCGCAAGCTGGGTTCGTGACATTGGTCCTGACCTTCGGCCTGATGATTATAAGAAGGATGACATGACTGCTGAAACAGATGATGAAAAGAGAACAGCTAAAGGAAAAGAACCCTCAACACTTGAGGATCTCG CTGTAGCTGCTAGAGGGGGGATGGAGACCCTCAGACCTGCTTTGCAGCGTGTGTACATGACCAGAGCATCTGCATACAGAGATGCTCTTAAAAGTTTCATAGAAGGGTACCAAGAGGGTGTTCAGCAAGTGATGGAGAAGAAGGAAGATTCCAAAACGCAAGAAGATGCTGATCTAC CAAAAAACCAACTTGAACTTTCTTGTAGGAAGGGTGATGCTTCTTTTCTGATAGATCCACCAGTAGTTTGGACTATGGCATGA
- the LOC114162175 gene encoding probable F-box protein At2g36090 — translation MACTDNTTAAIHQPPAATTISDMHPDIIQTHILTRLHGPALASIASTCSQLHALSEHEQLWENICHATWPSTRTPRVRHIISTFPGASRSFFSDSFPSFAAADTYRHANIERTPELVTAVDLFHGRQRVLSRVVETETESGWFRCSPFRVDVLDPKEAVATAMEYPRSEEACERLREELRLSWIVVDPEGKRAVNVSSGTAVSVERHWLSGEVRVRFATVVGGGERGSASEAVLCCVTVTCGSEMQVREACVQMEDMDGTILNGRDSLGILQRALEGKRGTLFLTGEKDKFLEFMNRKSERKERKIRDERRLDMACVALALLSFAAISTLFFFRI, via the coding sequence ATGGCTTGCACCGATAACACAACCGCCGCCATCCACCAACCACCCGCTGCCACCACCATCTCCGATATGCATCCCGACATAATTCAAACCCACATCCTCACGCGCCTCCACGGCCCTGCCCTCGCTTCAATTGCCAGCACGTGTTCCCAACTCCACGCCCTCTCGGAACACGAGCAGCTCTGGGAGAACATCTGCCATGCCACGTGGCCTTCAACCAGGACGCCACGCGTGCGCCACATAATCTCAACGTTCCCAGGCGCCTCTCGTTCTTTTTTCTCCGACTCCTTCCCATCGTTTGCTGCTGCGGACACTTATCGCCACGCGAACATCGAGCGTACGCCGGAGCTTGTCACGGCGGTGGACCTATTCCACGGGCGGCAGCGGGTGCTTTCGCGGGTGGTGGAGACGGAGACGGAGTCAGGGTGGTTCCGGTGCTCGCCGTTCAGAGTTGACGTGCTGGATCCGAAGGAGGCGGTGGCGACGGCGATGGAGTATCCGCGGAGCGAGGAAGCGTGCGAGAGGCTCCGGGAGGAGTTGAGGCTGAGCTGGATAGTGGTGGATCCTGAGGGGAAGCGCGCGGTGAACGTGTCGAGCGGGACGGCGGTGTCCGTGGAGCGGCACTGGCTGAGTGGGGAGGTGCGGGTGCGGTTCGCGACGGTGGTTGGAGGCGGGGAGAGGGGTTCGGCATCGGAGGCGGTGCTGTGTTGCGTGACTGTGACCTGCGGGAGTGAGATGCAGGTGAGGGAAGCGTGTGTGCAGATGGAGGACATGGATGGAACGATCCTTAATGGGAGGGATAGTTTGGGGATTTTGCAAAGGGCGTTGGAGGGTAAAAGGGGAACATTGTTCTTGACCGGAGAAAAGGATAAATTCTTGGAATTTATGAATCGAAAgagtgaaagaaaagaaaggaaaatcaGAGACGAAAGAAGGTTAGACATGGCTTGCGTGGCTCTCGCGCTTTTGTCCTTTGCGGCTATTTCCACACTGTTTTTCTTCCGAATATAA
- the LOC114179199 gene encoding B3 domain-containing protein At2g36080-like, with product MSINHYSPEARLYCTEQQQAATWLGNSHTPRFNLNDNQEEVEEEEEEVMEKGGGEAAAEEEEKEAMFEKPLTPSDVGKLNRLVIPKQHAEKHFPLESSSSSSCGDSAKGVLLSFEDESGKCWRFRYSYWNSSQSYVLTKGWSRYVKDKRLHAGDVVFFHRHRTHPQRFFITSTRRQPNPPAHVTTTATPSFYSAHPYPAHHLPFPYQPHSLHAPPGGGSQGQNQTTPGGNSSGGRVLRLFGVNMECQPDKDSQCSYTLSSTTTTTTTTLSHHHHLHPQTSFSSSSSSSSSNPHHHMLRQQP from the exons ATGTCGATAAACCACTACTCACCAGAAGCCAGACTATACTGTACCGAGCAACAACAGGCGGCCACGTGGCTGGGAAACTCTCACACCCCTCGTTTCAACCTGAACGACAACCaggaggaggtggaggaggaggaagaggaggtGATGGAGAAGGGTGGTGGTGAGGCGGCGGCGgaagaggaggagaaggaagcGATGTTCGAGAAGCCGTTGACGCCAAGCGACGTGGGGAAGCTGAACCGGTTGGTGATCCCGAAACAGCACGCGGAGAAGCACTTCCCGCTGGAGTCGTCGTCGTCGTCGTCGTGCGGTGACAGCGCGAAGGGCGTGTTACTGAGTTTCGAGGACGAGTCCGGGAAGTGCTGGCGTTTCCGTTACTCTTATTGGAACAGTAGCCAGAGTTACGTTTTGACCAAAGGATGGAGCCGTTACGTCAAGGACAAACGGCTCCACGCTGGCGACGTCGTTTTCTTCCACAGACACCGCACCCATCCTCAACGCTTCTTCATCACCTCCACCCGCCGCCAACCCAACCCCCCCGCTCACGTTACCACCACCGCCACACCCTCCTTCTACTCTGCGCACCCTTATCCTGCGCATCACCTCCCTTTCCCATACCAACCTCACTCCCTTCATGCACCTCCAG GTGGAGGGTCCCAAGGACAGAACCAAACGACACCGGGAGGGAACAGTTCAGGTGGCAGGGTGCTGAGGCTGTTTGGGGTGAACATGGAATGCCAACCTGATAAGGATTCCCAATGCTCTTACACTCTctcttcaacaacaacaacaacaacaacaacactttctcaccaCCACCACTTACACCCTCaaacctctttttcttcttcttcttcttcttcttcctcaaacCCTCACCATCACATGCTACGTCAACAACCGTAA